The Syngnathus typhle isolate RoL2023-S1 ecotype Sweden linkage group LG3, RoL_Styp_1.0, whole genome shotgun sequence genome window below encodes:
- the npb gene encoding neuropeptide B: protein MERSFRFVVVCVGVSLLISCPSVQAWYKQSTGPTYYSVGRASGLLSGIRRSPYVRRSESQETMDNGETASANVVPETGRQVSLLKSMAICVKDISPNLKSCELLRDGSGTFQCKADVFLTLDSLDCLSA from the exons ATGGAGAGGTCATTTAGGTTTGTTGTGGTCTGCGTTGGAGTGTCCCTGCTCATCTCTTGTCCCTCCGTCCAGGCCTGGTACAAGCAGTCCACCGGCCCCACTTACTACTCTGTGGGTCGCGCCTCCGGTTTGCTCTCTGGAATCCGGAGGTCGCCTTATGTGCGTAGGTCCGAATCCCAAGAAACGATGGACAACGGAGAGACGGCCAGTGCCAACGTTGTTCCGGAAACAGGCAGGCAGGTCTCCTTGCTCAAAAGTATG GCTATTTGCGTGAAGGATATCTCCCCAAACCTGAAGAGCTGCGAGCTGCTgcgggacgggagcggcaccttccAGTGCAAGGCGGATGTCTTCCTCACCCTGGACTCGCTGGACTGCCTGTCCGCATGA
- the sgsh gene encoding N-sulphoglucosamine sulphohydrolase isoform X1 has protein sequence MLKVFIWFLLLCRLGESKRRNVLLIIADDAGFETEVYNNSVVRTPHLRSLAQRSVVFNNAFTSVSSCSPSRSTILSGLPQHQNGMYGLHQGVHHFNSFDGVQSLPLLLSQANIHTGIIGKKHVGPGSVYPFDFAYTEENNSVLQVGRNITRIKLLVRKFFQTHKEEAFVRNQKGEDNTVSNLKNEEERPFFLYVAFHDTHRCGHSQPQYGAFCEKFGNGEMGMGRIPDWSPQYYTPEQVKVPPFVPDTPAARADLAALYTTVSRLDQGIGLVLQELRDAGYENDTLIIYSSDNGIPFPNGRTNLYHSGTAEPMLVSSPEHRERWGGTSQAYVSLLDITPTILDWFSVPYPSYSLPGISTVPVHLTGRSLLPVLVTEPRSWHTVYASQSLHEVTMYYPIRCVHQGAYRLLHNLHYRMPFPIDQDLYVSDTFQDLLNRTRLSEPTHWFKSLQQYYYRERWELYDIRGDPLETKNLAPDPSYSGVLESLKQNLQKWQWETGDPWVCGADYVLEDKLEPHCRPLYNGL, from the exons CCGATGATGCCGGTTTTGAAACAGAGGTGTACAACAACTCAGTGGTCCGCACCCCTCATCTGCGTTCTCTGGCTCAACGCAGTGTTGTGTTCAACAACGCTTTCACCTCTGTCAGCAGCTGTTCCCCCAGCCGCTCCACCATCCTCAGTGGTTTGCCACAG CATCAGAATGGCATGTATGGCCTTCACCAAGGTGTCCATCATTTTAACTCTTTCGATGGTGTCCAAAGTCTGCCgctgctcctcagccaagccAACATACACACGG GTATAATTGGAAAAAAGCATGTTGGTCCTGGCTCTGTCTACCCTTTTGACTTTGCTTACACGGAGGAAAACAACTCTGTCCTTCAGGTTGGGCGGAACATCACCCGCATCAAACTTCTCGTTCGAAAGTTTTTCCAGACCCATAAAGAGGAAGCTTTTGTCAGAAACCAAAAAGGGGAAGACAACACAGTCAGCAATTTGAAAAATGAAGAAGAAAGGCCTTTTTTCCTTTATGTGGCTTTCCATGACACGCACCGTTGTGGGCATTCCCAGCCCCAGTATGGCGCTTTCTGTGAGAAGTTTGGGAATGGAGAGATGGGAATGGGTAGAATTCCTGACTGGTCTCCACAATATTACACACCAGAGCAAGTCAAG GTTCCCCCTTTTGTACCAGACACACCGGCAGCCCGAGCTGATTTAGCCGCATTATATACTACAGTTAGCCGACTGGACCAAG GCATTGGATTAGTTCTTCAAGAGCTCAGGGATGCTGGTTATGAAAATGACACCCTGATCATCTACAGCTCCGATAATGGCATCCCCTTCCCTAATGGCAGGACCAACCTGTATCACTCTGGCACAGCGGAGCCCATGCTGGTGTCCTCTCCAGAGCACAGGGAGCGATGGGGAGGCACCAGCCAGGCCTATGTCAGCTTATTAG ATATCACTCCCACCATCCTGGACTGGTTTTCTGTTCCCTACCCATCATACAGCCTCCCTGGGATCAGCACTGTCCCTGTCCACCTCACTGGTCGCTCTTTGCTTCCTGTTCTGGTCACTGAGCCCAGAAGCTGGCATACGGTCTACGCCAGCCAATCACTGCACGAG GTCACCATGTACTACCCAATCCGTTGTGTCCACCAGGGGGCATACCGCCTCCTCCACAACCTCCACTACCGCATGCCCTTTCCCATCGACCAGGACCTGTATGTTTCGGACACCTTCCAGGACCTGCTGAACCGCACCAGGCTGAGTGAGCCCACACACTGGTTCAAAAGTCTGCAGCAGTATTACTACAGAGAGCGATGGGAGCTGTACGATATCAG AGGAGATCCTCTGGAAACAAAGAACCTGGCGCCAGACCCGTCCTACAGTGGCGTATTGGAGAGCCTGAAGCAGAATTTACAAAAATGGCAGTGGGAGACAGGGGATCCGTGGGTCTGTGGAGCAGACTATGTCCTGGAGGACAAGCTGGAGCCACACTGCAGACCGCTTTACAATGGACTTTAA
- the sgsh gene encoding N-sulphoglucosamine sulphohydrolase isoform X2: protein MLKVFIWFLLLCRLGESKRRNVLLIIADDAGFETEVYNNSVVRTPHLRSLAQRSVVFNNAFTSVSSCSPSRSTILSGLPQHQNGMYGLHQGVHHFNSFDGVQSLPLLLSQANIHTGIIGKKHVGPGSVYPFDFAYTEENNSVLQVGRNITRIKLLVRKFFQTHKEEAFVRNQKGEDNTVSNLKNEEERPFFLYVAFHDTHRCGHSQPQYGAFCEKFGNGEMGMGRIPDWSPQYYTPEQVKVPPFVPDTPAARADLAALYTTVSRLDQGIGLVLQELRDAGYENDTLIIYSSDNGIPFPNGRTNLYHSGTAEPMLVSSPEHRERWGGTSQAYVSLLDITPTILDWFSVPYPSYSLPGISTVPVHLTGRSLLPVLVTEPRSWHTVYASQSLHEVTMYYPIRCVHQGAYRLLHNLHYRMPFPIDQDLYVSDTFQDLLNRTRLSEPTHWFKSLQQYYYRERWELYDIST from the exons CCGATGATGCCGGTTTTGAAACAGAGGTGTACAACAACTCAGTGGTCCGCACCCCTCATCTGCGTTCTCTGGCTCAACGCAGTGTTGTGTTCAACAACGCTTTCACCTCTGTCAGCAGCTGTTCCCCCAGCCGCTCCACCATCCTCAGTGGTTTGCCACAG CATCAGAATGGCATGTATGGCCTTCACCAAGGTGTCCATCATTTTAACTCTTTCGATGGTGTCCAAAGTCTGCCgctgctcctcagccaagccAACATACACACGG GTATAATTGGAAAAAAGCATGTTGGTCCTGGCTCTGTCTACCCTTTTGACTTTGCTTACACGGAGGAAAACAACTCTGTCCTTCAGGTTGGGCGGAACATCACCCGCATCAAACTTCTCGTTCGAAAGTTTTTCCAGACCCATAAAGAGGAAGCTTTTGTCAGAAACCAAAAAGGGGAAGACAACACAGTCAGCAATTTGAAAAATGAAGAAGAAAGGCCTTTTTTCCTTTATGTGGCTTTCCATGACACGCACCGTTGTGGGCATTCCCAGCCCCAGTATGGCGCTTTCTGTGAGAAGTTTGGGAATGGAGAGATGGGAATGGGTAGAATTCCTGACTGGTCTCCACAATATTACACACCAGAGCAAGTCAAG GTTCCCCCTTTTGTACCAGACACACCGGCAGCCCGAGCTGATTTAGCCGCATTATATACTACAGTTAGCCGACTGGACCAAG GCATTGGATTAGTTCTTCAAGAGCTCAGGGATGCTGGTTATGAAAATGACACCCTGATCATCTACAGCTCCGATAATGGCATCCCCTTCCCTAATGGCAGGACCAACCTGTATCACTCTGGCACAGCGGAGCCCATGCTGGTGTCCTCTCCAGAGCACAGGGAGCGATGGGGAGGCACCAGCCAGGCCTATGTCAGCTTATTAG ATATCACTCCCACCATCCTGGACTGGTTTTCTGTTCCCTACCCATCATACAGCCTCCCTGGGATCAGCACTGTCCCTGTCCACCTCACTGGTCGCTCTTTGCTTCCTGTTCTGGTCACTGAGCCCAGAAGCTGGCATACGGTCTACGCCAGCCAATCACTGCACGAG GTCACCATGTACTACCCAATCCGTTGTGTCCACCAGGGGGCATACCGCCTCCTCCACAACCTCCACTACCGCATGCCCTTTCCCATCGACCAGGACCTGTATGTTTCGGACACCTTCCAGGACCTGCTGAACCGCACCAGGCTGAGTGAGCCCACACACTGGTTCAAAAGTCTGCAGCAGTATTACTACAGAGAGCGATGGGAGCTGTACGATATCAG CACATAg